The Aminipila terrae nucleotide sequence TCCCCACTTGAAAGTGCTTTCTGGCAACAGTCCAAACCTGCCTTTGCCCTTTTTCTATCATCTTCATCCGGGTTTCTTCCAACAAGGCAGCCAGTTCCATATTGTTCAATTTTAATTTCCGGAATCAATTCCGTACATTTTGTTTCTTCATAAGCCATACCCTTGATAAATTGTCCTATGTAAACTTTTTTTCCCGACATGGCTGCTCTTAAAGCCAGTCCGAACGCAGCCGTGGTCTTTCCTTTTCCATTTCCCGTATATACCTGAATATATCCTTTTTCCAAAGTACAACCTCCTGTTCTGTATTTGAAAGAACCTCATTTATTAACACATAAGAATTAATCTTCTATATTCTGCTTTCCAATGCCTTTTCGCTGGCATTCTGGACAATACCCATACACGTCCAGTTTATGTCCTGTTATTCTAAAACCCGTGTTATTCTCAAGTACCTTTTCAT carries:
- a CDS encoding cob(I)yrinic acid a,c-diamide adenosyltransferase, with the protein product MEKGYIQVYTGNGKGKTTAAFGLALRAAMSGKKVYIGQFIKGMAYEETKCTELIPEIKIEQYGTGCLVGRNPDEDDRKRAKAGLDCCQKALSSGEYDVVVMDEITIALYFHLLSEEEIISVVQSKHDKTEVVLTGRYATEKIIDMADLVSEIKEIKHYYSQGVMSRKGIDC